aaatatttttttaaataagatcaTTACAAATAAGTAAAAGCAGAACACTGACCCAAATATAACAGTCAATGATGCAGTGaaggtcagggtggaggcaaGTTATCAACCAGACCAACTCAAATCAGGATATAAATAAACACTTTAGAATTACCATTTTAGTTGCAATTCTTCCTTTTCTCCCTCCCTTTGTTCTGCTACTCCTTGTGGACACTAACTTTGAAATGATACTCTTCAGTCAATTGTGAATTTTCCTTGTTGTGTGTGCCCAAAGTAAACTTTGCTGACATGACAGacacacccttaaaatgtagaaaatatAAGCAATGGAAACAGCCCACTAAGGGCCCTAATAATAAGATAACATCCACGTTTTAATTTCATTGTTTTCTTGCAGATTTTTAGTAACAAGAAAGGACTGCTGCCTGAACCAAACCTAGCTCAACTGTTGACCAGTATGACAAACCCAACAGCCTTGCAGATCCTCATGAGACCTTATCACAATCACACTGGGAAACGGGGAGGTGAGATGATGTAGATTCAAATTCAATTGAACTCGATGATGTTGACTGAAGTTGtggtaatttaaaaatgttgtttttacttGTAATTCTGAAAGCTCTCTGATTAACTGCTTCCTCAACAgcaaacatatttaaatgtgaaatgaaGTAGTTCTTAAACATTTTACAGCAAGTAGCACCCAAATTACTACTTTAGTTTGAGTTGCatggtattatttttttatctatttccAAGTACTAGTTCAACTCTTAGTTGTCCTTGTTGTGGTATATGTACAGTATGTTTAGAACCAGGACTAAGCTAAATTTTACTTAAAATAATGTGGATGACTTGTGTTAATGATCAAATGTCATTCAAAACTGCAAAAAGGTTGAGTAAATACATTCATTGCTGCAGACATAAATagtattttagattttattgtATTGTGCGCATAATCTGATTATGCTCGAAAAAGGGTACTGTTTAACATAAGAATAACATTGGCATCTTAGCACGAtatagtgagttttttttcctttttttttctctttttaatatGTTTTACCCAAATAATAAATGCCAGGTATGTGGTGCATACTATGGCCGTGTTGACACCACACTTGTTCGGCCTTTGGATATCATCTTTTACATAAAATGGAACACATCTTTAGCGCCCTACTTGAGAAATACATGAACACATAGGCCATACACTATTCTGAtaataaaatgaaggaatttCTTCAGTCTTAAATTTCACAAAGAATGGATTAAACACAGTGCAACTTTGCCCCCTGTCTCTGCTAACTACAAAGctagacacaaatatacaacaTTTACAGTTCCAGTTTTAAATCCTGCTGGGAATTCCATTTGTAGACCGTCACCGTAATGAGTTTCTTTGTCAAACAATTACTGTAATGCACTAATTAGACTTTGGAAATCTCATAGGTATTCGTTTCTATTTTGCATCACAGCATTGTCAAAAAGGAATTCCCTCATCAATGCGGAAATAAAACTATGTGCTGATGACATGAATAAACTTCTAAATTTGATGGTTGAGGGTTTTCCTGAACTCATTCTACAAGCAGTACTTTAGCTTTGAGCAGCTCGGAAGACAATCAAAGACTCCCTGAAGAGTATGCTAGGCTTGTAGGGGCTGCGTTGTTTGATTAATAGTTAATCAGGTATTAACATGAAATTGTGTGACATTAGTGGGACAAATGAGAGCCGGAAGAAGAGAAGATGAGAGGTGGGGGAGTTCTCTTTGAAGCAGAGTACCCACAATTAAAGTCTAAAATTAGGACCTTGATGAAATGTTAAACTTTTTCTGTCTATTCTGTAGGAAGACTCCATtagctatgatttttttttaatgaaattataaGATGGTGCTGGGTTCACATATGGTTCATATGTTTTGGAGAGTGCTGAAAAATACTCGTGTCACTTAATCAATAACAGAATAACCAAATACTGTATAAAATATAGTGACTTTTGAAAAGGTTCTTATACATACTTCACATTTTTTGCTGTCTTAAAGGGAAGTACGGCCGGCACACAAACCTCCCATTCCTCAGACCACCGCTTACAGCTGCTCTTCTGACACTTGGAAAAGCTCATCAGGTCACAGCCGCCCTCTGTATGTGCGTTTCTCTGTGACGATTATGTTTATACACAGTGTTTTCTTTTGTCTCGCAGAGTGCCATGTTTGGTAATGGACTCGTTCTTCAGAACTTGCTGCACATGCAGCTCGCTCAGCAGCAGCTTTTAAACATCAAAGACAAGTGCATCAGCCGTGTAAGATATCTATGTTGGATAAAAAAGTTTACACTTTTTTTCAGCAAAGATCACTCATGCTAATAGGACATCCCAcccttttttatatgtatatccTTTCTTTCTTGTATTTACTGTGGTTTTCCTACATACTCAATTAGTTATAGTATATAAAAGGCAATGGGAAAAGATACTATTAgaagtaataataatgaatgaTATGGGAAAATATATTTACTAAATCTTAAAGTGAGgattatgtataaaaaaaatattaaaaagggatttgatttaagattttttttattaattagagGCTTTGCAAGTAATCACTAGCAAAGGAAAAAGACAATAAGAGCAGTAGTGatgacgattaaaaaaaatgaattatgtgaaaaaatATCTTTGCCAAATAATAAAATGGTTTATATGTTCACAAAATGTTTCTCAAATAAATAGGGTTAAGAGTTGCTTTGTAATTataataattctaattttaatacagtaataccttgagatacgatcttaatgcgttccaggactgtgctcgtatctcaaatcaatccttctcatagaaatgaactaaatacaaattaatcattCCCACCCTCTAAAAGAACACCAAAAGcaagatattacaatggaaaaacatatttttatttgttctaattcaccaccagCGAGAAAGATAGaacgatgctgttctcataagcagcctctcgcatattCGGCCCCCTGGACAGCCTCATCGGGAACCatcttgtatgctcgtatctcaaggcaaaaatttgcttggaattttcctcgtatctcaaatttttagaatgttgggacactcgtatgtcaaggtattactgtattgtattAATATAATAAATCTTCAAAATTCTGATCTTTCCATCGTAGGGCTGAGACAAAAACATAGTCAAAGACTCATATCTAGATACAGTCTTTAGTACACTTGCCATTTTGTTAACTACAGAATCCCCCCCCAAGCAGCATAATTGGCAGATGGATGTGAAATATGGTGTTGTGGTCCCTGTCAAACTTTCCAGATAGTttgttttacatatatatatatatttttttttcaatacaagaACATTTTGCTTCCATCTCCTTAGGCCTCCAGCCTCCTGGGAGATCCATCCAGATTATTGATGCAGAAAACATTACCTTTGAGGGCTCCAGGCCTCATAGCACTTGGTAAAGGGCTCCTGGGAGAGTCTCCCTCAGGTCAGTAGGCGGCCTACAAATGTAAAATCGAATTGTACTTTTTCAGACCAAATATATcccaatattttaaaaactgcttttattgattttctttgctttttctaCACGTCACTGTTGATCGTATaacataatattcattcattttctgaaccgctttatcctcactagtgtgatggggggtgctggagcctatcccagctgacttcaggccagccAATCGTTAAGTTTAGGCAATCGCATAATGGTTTACAATCAGCGTCAACTTGTTTTTTAAGAGAGGGTCATTTTTAAGACTCTTCAAATTTTTGGGGCATAGTCAATAAGACATATTGGACTAGAATTCCATTTGGAGTGAACCAGTAAATTGTGAAACGTAGTGTCAGAGGCAAAATAAATCAAGACAGATTCTTACTATGAGCACATGGTCATCAATTAACGTGTGGGAATTTTAAAATTCTGGAGGTGTGTAATGTCACATAGTGTTAAGTTTTATTCATATTTCTATTTTGCCAACCTACTGCATGCGTGCACATTCTGTGTGCTTCATATGCTTTAgggcttgttatttgccacatCAATATTGGACTATGATAAGCGTTATTATGAGGGTGCGTTCAATTATTAATGAGCCTCTCTCTAAAGTTGTTTACGCCTATTACacctatttatctgtttgtgaAGTCATTGAGGGGCAATATTGGGAATGATCCCACATTCACTGCTGCAATAAAGGGTGGGTTGATTGAGACAATTGAGCAATTTTCATATTTACACATTCCAACAGCTCCCGTGTTCTTTTTCTGCCTGTTGTCTTTCCCCTTCCCTTTTTTGCCGACAGACTTTTGCCATGAGTCCGTCTCAGGGTCAACTCACAATGCCACTGTAGTGGTGTCAGCAGCAGGCATGATGCCCTACCTCCATCCCCGACCCGGTGGAGGAGAACAAAACAGCATCCAATCCATCTGCGCAGTCGCTACTGCATCCTCTTCCTCAGTAGCGGCTACTTCCTCTGGCTCTGGTGATAGGCAGGCTGTCCCTCCAGGGAGTGTTATTCAGGGACAGAACTACTCTTTGGGACCAAGTGATTCGGGCCTGTGTGCAGCTCCACCCAACCGCTCGGGAAGAGTATATACTTCCACGGGGCATCACAATAGTTCAGATGGCTCCCCATTGGCAAACATGGTGAGAACTGCCAGCAACAACACTTGACCTCAAGTCAATGGGCCTCTCAGTTCTTTATCTTTCTTCTCCTGCGCATGCACTGCCCGTGGGCCATCTTAAATTGCAAAATACGGCAGCCAGAGTAAGATACAATGCATCAGGTTGCCTGGCATCATGGCATGTGgaagagttttaaaaaatggcaaaataggCTTTCTTATCTTGTTGAGTTGGATGTAAGGTTTTAACGATACCTATAAGAGTTTAATAAATTCAAACAGTTTGTTCTGCTTctgaattatattatattttccaatgtttgaGATGTATTTATCAACAGCGCTTTGTTTCAGCTGCAGTTGTTATTGAGGTGttaaataatgaataacaaTGTGTTAAGAGTTCAGGAGAAGAGGTGTTTTCCAAGATGTGCCATGAAGGTGAAAGGCGCTATACAAGATCGAGTCTATTTAGCATAAATTGCAGCACGCTTTTTTACAGTATTGAATTGAGtctaaatttaaaatacacTTCTCCATGTGCATAACAGTCCCAGACCATCTTGCGTCACCAACCTAAATTATTCCCAAAACAAACATtgactaccatattttccacactataagatGTATCGGAAAATAGTCTTTTAGTTGCACCTTAGTGTGGAGAATATGGtaaatgtttttataaatataaaatactaGCTTGTGATAACTATCTGTATATCCATACAACCTACTCAATAAGATGatgaagaaaataataataataatcggacataataataaattaataaaaataaatcaattgccTAATTTTGACATTATATTCTCGAGTATTTTTTGTCCTACTTTAGCTGCCATAGTTTGCAATTTCAGATATCCACCAGTGTGCTTGTGCAGGCATGTCGTACTGAAAGGGCTAAATTTATGAATTATTGTTAATATATTAGTATTATTGAATGTCCATGTCTACAGTTCGCCACTGATTACAGGTAATTAGCAGATTTTCTGTGAGGAGAGAAAGTTGTTTCTTGCTCAGttgtgctgccattttggttTCACCTGTCACAATTGTATAAGCAATTTGACAGGGCAACAGTGTGGTGTGCAATCACTGTTTTCAGTTTGTTACACAATATGTCTTTATTAGTTTTCTTGATGATGGTATTTCCTCTTTTCCTTTCGTCTACAGACATAATTGAGTCAGTGTCTGAGCAACAACTTCttgttcctttttaaaatgacgGTACAGTGCTTTCATATGTACTCAAATAGTTTGATCCCATTTGTCTGTTGGCCTGTAAAGCAACACCAACAACAAACCCTTTCCATTCTTCTGAAGTCTggcttcatttttaaatgaaactcTGCTTAATGTCCTCATTCACTGTGGGTCATTGAAATAAACATCGTGCTCATGTTCTTGGGGGAATTGAGACAGATCCCAGGGCTGCTTTCTCTAAAGTCCTGTTTTAATGAAGGCAAAATGTAATTAAGAGAGAGGACAATTCTCTCAGGTTCATAAGCCTCCTAAAGCCCAACCAAGTCATTGCGACTTAAAGTAAACATCGACATAAGGTTAAAAGAATTCTCTAGAAAGGTAGAGCACCGTAATTGCCACTGCTGAGTTGGCACACAAGCTGCTTATTTAATCCACATTTAATGTCTAACGTCTTGTTTTAAGGTGAACAACGGTCAAAGTTCTTTGCTTGGTGAGCCTCCCAAAGATGTCAGACTGCCGTCTAATCCATACCTGAATCTAGCAAGTGTCATGCCAGGGGTTGTTCTGCAAGGTATgtacaaacaaatccatttgtaTTAGGACTCAGCTCATATGACAGAAGTTGCATTTCTATCTTGAACCATTTGTCTCCTGGGCAGGATCTCTAGGGAGTAAAGCCCTAACAGGACAGCCTCCCTCCAGTATGTACGGCAACTCGGCGACGTCTGTGGTCTCCCAGGATAGCGCCTCTTTCAACCACAATGCAGCTGCTTCCACCACCACTTCGTACAATGCTGACATGTCCTCTGACTACAGCCAGTACAACCAGGCATACACACAGGTATTGCATGCGTGAATATTAGGTAGAGAGTTCTTGGATTTCATTATTTGCTTCTTCCACAGTTTTTCATTATACTTTATTAGTTTTCAAACCTACTGTGGTTCACTTGTTTTTATGCATTCTTGCATTTCTgaatttttcattcttttggTCCCACTAGTATATTCTTTATTCCGATATTTCCACGttctccttttcttttgtttgtttttcttacttGAGTTTTATCCTTTATCTTATCATGACTCTTCCTCCAGCAATTGATGTCTGATGTTTTCCACAAAACTCCATTAACCCATTAAACCCCAAAATACTAAATAATTGACTGCAAGTTAAAATTCTTTAAACTCTCAACAAAAggacaaaacatttcaaatataatttgttcTGAATATGTATTACATTTACATGATACATCAGTTTATATCAGGGAAAATATCACATTGCTCCAAATTCATGTATCAAATATGATACATTTAGCCATACAGAGTAAAAGGTAAAAAATGAACTTTAAATTCCATATTTCTGTCTGTGTGTTTATCTCCTGGATGAACCAGTGGTACCAGAACTACCAACCAGTACAAGGCTACAACTCTGCGACGCCACAGGACAACACAGCCACTGATTATGCTAAGGACCCCTTGCAGGTAATACACCTACATGTTTGGGATTTATGTTGTAGGATGTGGTCAAAACAGATAAATTGAAATGATAGCTTGGCATGTATTTATGTAGGCATTAACACAATTGGGTTATTATTAAGGATGGAATGAAATGCACACAATCTCCTGCTATTCTCTGTGCCTGCCTCCTCTCACGCTATAACCCCCCTGCTTTGTCGACAAGGCGTCCCACCTGGCCCTGGGTGTTCCTTGCGTGCTGGTGGAATGGCGGTGTTTCTGCAACAATAGTCATATCGCAACACGATTAACAACTAGTTAGCACAGACAGTATAATTATTCATAGTTCTATTTATATCTCTTCTCtttgttcatatttttctttaaaccctTTTATTCAGCTGCACTTTAAAATTAaacatattaataaaaatacataatataaACAACCACAAAGGGATTTCaccaaactcccatgtggcataTTAAAATGATTTCAGGCTTAACATATTCTTACCATTATCTGTGTCTAAACAGCTAAAGAGGACCAGATAAAAGATCGATATTAATAATAAAGCTTCCCATTTCACCACCAAAATATAGCAAAAATGTGCCATAACACAAAACAATGCGgtcgatatggtcatttatttcaaaatagcgaaaagataaactgataaaacgctaaactaaatttattttgtcatctatgaatgaaattcaagaaaagaaaaaaacgtattttgcataaaatgtgaaaaaactaacttacttttgcctgccattgctcgctcagggcgccgccatcttatcgttgttaaatgtgctctgactggccagacgcgagtagccttgatacatgtgttagtagtgtttaccatgtcagcacatcccaatagtttttAAGGCTggtcgaaggtcttgcggttgatcattaaaatatcagccttgatacctgcgtaatgtttatctcatgctattattgcatccagagactcggacacacttcctggttgtactggtcatgtgacttcctttttgaattcgtccaggtgcaggcaacaccctttcggaatgtgcaatccagcagacgatcttttcccatacagtatctcagaaattagacgagattagattagatgaacctttattcatcccgtattcgggaaattcagtttgtagcagtagcaagtacagacacaggaaaagaccatgtagacctagataaagctggaaacacacacaggaagcccacaCAAGGTTAGGACTCACTCTTCCAAGATGATCTCCACAGTCCCTCAGTGGTCTGGAGCTGATCATCAGTACCGGTAGCCTTCCTGTTCCAAAAAATGTCCAGGACTAGCATaaagaaactaagctaatagaacaatGACTCTgtcgccaccggctgccacttgagcggcgccatctttgtTAAGGCCGCAAGAATAgatacagacacactaaaagacattgtagagctagataaaactggaatcGCACACAGGAAGCCTTCcccaaggtggggaccttctgtagactgagactgaggttgaaaatatgcagaatcactcttccatgcttatccacacagtccctcaatAGTCTGGAgatgaagaatcaacagtaacagagtacaacactcCCAATACTCCCTTTCCAGTCTGGTAAGCggcgacagctcttccatcttatcggggagggatctcacttatcccataataatagatggaatgattggtctgaagcgtcgcttcttttcccggcacttttgtccagctccggatttccggcggtgttgctctttctgcttcgtattgttcacagctaatcccatgttatgacagcggaggcatggctgaatggttccaaaaaagaaatagcagaaagaaactaagctaatagaacaaataaagttgtaaaaacattaaagtaaaaagtatgaaATACAAAGTGAAGTACAAAGGaaggtattaagaaatattgaaatgtaatttaaaaaaaagatagaaaggctgtaaaacacaaaataaaatgaatgagcggacagagctactgccaccggctgccgcctgatggcgccatcttgaaaaatgtttcccttcaaagtaactcatttgtactccctattaaaaccatgaatatggaggtgaaaattgtgaatcagggggcgtcttatgagagagaaattgtaaaatttgaggattttaaggcagttttaaagGTACGGCGTATAGGCGGAGGcagtcaatatgcgagaaaatacggtacttgtttttttcagtgaGATCAACAAATGTATGCTTGTTGTTTCTGTAGCAGTGATCTCTTCGATTGCAAACAGCTTTACACGTGACTCTATAAATAGTAACATGCAAAACATTGTAAGTATTTGTTACCTG
Above is a genomic segment from Stigmatopora argus isolate UIUO_Sarg chromosome 8, RoL_Sarg_1.0, whole genome shotgun sequence containing:
- the raver2 gene encoding ribonucleoprotein PTB-binding 2 isoform X2, with product MNLSTALLIAIKAQEFEELVRSYGNIERSFLVYSDLTGHSKGYGFVEYMKKDSASRARSELLGRPMGNRSLMVQWMDVNQLCQEESLHSKCVCVDRLPLDLCNSEEMTQIFSETYKPVFCQLAQDEGSPVRGFGVVEYECAEQAESVLSEMDRKLVGGQEVRMSLCTPGTSGRSTLAALIAAQGMIFSNKKGLLPEPNLAQLLTSMTNPTALQILMRPYHNHTGKRGGKYGRHTNLPFLRPPLTAALLTLGKAHQSAMFGNGLVLQNLLHMQLAQQQLLNIKDKCISRASSLLGDPSRLLMQKTLPLRAPGLIALGKGLLGESPSDFCHESVSGSTHNATVVVSAAGMMPYLHPRPGGGEQNSIQSICAVATASSSSVAATSSGSGDRQAVPPGSVIQGQNYSLGPSDSGLCAAPPNRSGRVYTSTGHHNSSDGSPLANMVNNGQSSLLGEPPKDVRLPSNPYLNLASVMPGVVLQGSLGSKALTGQPPSSMYGNSATSVVSQDSASFNHNAAASTTTSYNADMSSDYSQYNQAYTQWYQNYQPVQGYNSATPQDNTATDYAKDPLQVPRVPSYSDYNSYMQTVTHYYSQPTATQAYANKEVDVCKPLGMALHAVNSGVAPPPGVLPTAAVLPAYSTLPLMPGFIGAPHPMSAAPSPATHSQTAATDWNTYYYNQTRGHKREYPQLAVQEVASSDGGYIGQHSQGLGGQYADYFKRKRL